A genome region from Desulfovibrio sp. JC010 includes the following:
- a CDS encoding chemotaxis protein CheA — protein MSDDMTTQVFKEEAYELLGELETSLLELEDVPDDMDIINRVFRALHTIKGSGSMFGFEAIAEFTHEVETVFDMVRNGELAISKPLLTLSLSARDHIYSMLESPSGEGDFALGNGILDGLKDVASGALGGAPAEAAAPAEEPEPAEEQAAEAPAAEKQVDAEPEDQPLRSLFQIIIKVAAGSEVDEDSLDSLLQELGRLGDIRSKVLHKDAEPWWDVVFESDSDSMSIEEIFFFTDIPVTVNVREVAREDVADHFAPADEIDGEVEAGPVKKLGEILVERGDVPSEAIDAVLADQKPLGELLTEKGVVSKEKVDSALAEQNATKQFKTASKKARKKVDTASSIRVSAEKLDYLVDLVGELVIVQAQISQVVSSKGDPSLTALSEELERLSDELRDSTLGIRMLPIGTTFSKFRRLVRDLSEELGKEIDLHTNGAETELDKTVIERLGDPLVHLLRNSIDHGIEDPETRASEGKARRGTITLTAEHSGGDVMILIEDDGKGMSKEAIKVKAIEKGLLSADQDLTDKEIFNLIFEPGFSTAQSVTNVSGRGVGMDVVKRAIDSLRGSIDITSEQGKGTIITIRLPLTLAIIDGLQVRVSDDYFVIPLSLVEECVELTAKDVEEANGQQFVNLRGEIVPYIRIREWFEVEGESPPIEQIVITGLEGSRIGVVVDTVIGEHQTVIKSLGRVYRDVEGISGATIKGDGTLALILDIPKLFRTVLAEVKAAG, from the coding sequence ATGTCCGATGATATGACCACTCAAGTTTTCAAGGAAGAAGCATACGAACTGCTGGGTGAACTTGAAACCTCATTGCTTGAGCTTGAGGATGTTCCTGATGATATGGATATAATCAACCGCGTTTTCAGGGCCTTGCATACAATTAAAGGGTCCGGGTCCATGTTCGGTTTTGAAGCTATTGCCGAATTTACCCACGAGGTTGAGACCGTGTTTGATATGGTCAGGAACGGGGAGCTTGCCATATCAAAACCCCTGCTGACCCTTTCTCTTTCTGCTCGCGATCATATTTATTCCATGCTTGAATCTCCTTCCGGTGAAGGTGACTTTGCTCTTGGCAACGGCATTCTGGATGGATTGAAGGATGTTGCTTCCGGCGCACTTGGCGGTGCGCCTGCTGAGGCTGCTGCCCCTGCAGAAGAACCGGAACCGGCAGAGGAACAGGCTGCGGAAGCTCCGGCTGCTGAAAAGCAGGTTGACGCAGAACCTGAAGATCAGCCTCTGCGGAGTCTTTTTCAAATTATTATCAAGGTTGCTGCGGGCAGTGAAGTCGATGAAGACAGCCTTGATTCTCTTTTGCAGGAACTGGGACGGCTGGGGGATATTCGTTCCAAGGTTCTTCATAAAGACGCTGAGCCATGGTGGGATGTTGTTTTTGAAAGTGATTCCGACTCCATGTCTATTGAGGAAATTTTCTTTTTTACCGACATTCCGGTTACAGTGAATGTTCGGGAAGTGGCCCGTGAAGATGTTGCCGACCATTTTGCTCCAGCTGATGAGATTGATGGAGAAGTCGAAGCCGGTCCGGTGAAGAAACTCGGTGAAATTCTGGTGGAAAGGGGGGATGTCCCTTCCGAAGCCATTGATGCTGTGCTGGCTGACCAGAAACCTCTGGGTGAGTTGCTCACTGAAAAAGGTGTGGTCAGCAAAGAGAAGGTGGACAGCGCACTGGCCGAACAGAATGCGACCAAGCAATTCAAGACGGCTTCAAAGAAAGCACGCAAAAAGGTTGATACCGCTTCATCCATAAGGGTTTCGGCGGAAAAACTTGATTATCTGGTGGACCTTGTAGGCGAGCTGGTTATTGTGCAGGCCCAGATCAGCCAGGTAGTCAGTTCAAAAGGCGATCCTTCATTGACCGCGCTTTCCGAGGAACTGGAGCGTCTTTCCGATGAACTCCGGGACAGCACTCTTGGAATCCGTATGCTGCCCATCGGCACTACTTTCAGTAAGTTTAGGCGGTTGGTACGAGACCTTTCTGAAGAATTGGGCAAGGAGATCGACCTGCATACCAATGGTGCAGAGACCGAACTGGATAAGACGGTTATTGAAAGGCTCGGCGATCCTCTTGTGCACCTGCTGCGCAACTCCATAGATCATGGAATTGAAGATCCGGAAACCCGTGCTTCAGAGGGCAAGGCTCGTCGGGGCACTATCACCCTTACCGCAGAACATTCCGGCGGCGATGTCATGATCCTCATTGAAGATGACGGAAAAGGCATGTCCAAGGAGGCCATCAAAGTTAAGGCCATTGAGAAAGGTCTTCTTTCAGCTGATCAGGACCTTACGGACAAAGAAATTTTCAACCTTATTTTCGAGCCCGGTTTTTCCACCGCCCAGAGCGTGACCAATGTTTCCGGGCGCGGGGTGGGGATGGACGTGGTTAAGCGGGCCATTGATTCTCTGCGCGGCAGTATCGACATTACCAGTGAACAAGGCAAAGGCACGATCATAACTATCAGGCTGCCCCTGACCCTTGCGATTATTGACGGATTGCAGGTCCGGGTCAGCGATGATTATTTTGTTATTCCGCTTTCACTTGTAGAGGAATGTGTTGAACTTACCGCCAAGGATGTGGAGGAAGCCAACGGGCAGCAGTTTGTAAACCTGCGCGGGGAAATTGTTCCTTACATCAGGATACGCGAGTGGTTTGAAGTTGAGGGTGAATCCCCTCCCATTGAGCAGATTGTAATTACCGGGCTTGAAGGCAGCAGGATCGGTGTTGTCGTTGATACTGTTATCGGTGAGCACCAGACTGTAATTAAGAGTCTGGGCCGTGTGTACAGAGATGTGGAAGGCATTTCCGGCGCAACTATCAAAGGTGACGGAACCCTTGCATTGATTCTTGATATTCCAAAACTTTTCCGGACAGTTCTGGCAGAAGTAAAGGCGGCAGGCTGA
- a CDS encoding DUF2062 domain-containing protein produces MQKDYSRMEKFKRLFKLYYLKVMRINASPHNIAMGVACGVFGGCFPVIPGLPLQTVIAVVMAFITRSSKIAAAIATWVSNPFNWLLFYYVQFKIGTFFLPIDIAFDPAAWQVSDFMDIGWQGVSILIFGGVVLGIPLSIISYFIALFFVRRYRRRKTLRMLARRKKL; encoded by the coding sequence ATGCAGAAAGATTACAGCAGGATGGAAAAGTTTAAGCGGCTTTTCAAATTATATTATCTCAAGGTGATGCGGATCAATGCCTCACCTCATAATATTGCCATGGGAGTGGCATGCGGTGTTTTCGGGGGGTGTTTTCCTGTTATTCCGGGATTGCCGCTGCAGACCGTAATCGCAGTGGTTATGGCCTTTATTACTCGCAGCAGCAAGATAGCAGCAGCAATTGCCACCTGGGTTTCCAACCCCTTTAATTGGTTGCTGTTTTACTATGTACAATTCAAGATCGGGACTTTTTTTCTGCCCATCGACATTGCCTTCGACCCTGCTGCGTGGCAGGTTTCAGATTTTATGGATATCGGCTGGCAGGGTGTGAGTATTCTTATTTTCGGTGGCGTTGTGCTCGGCATCCCTCTGTCGATTATTTCATATTTTATCGCCCTGTTTTTCGTGCGCCGCTACCGCAGGCGTAAGACTCTGAGGATGCTTGCCAGGCGTAAGAAGTTATAA
- the fusA gene encoding elongation factor G, whose translation MNAKPDFSVKGIGKIRNIGVIAHIDAGKTTVTERMLYFSGRIHRLGEVHEGTATMDYMPEEQERGITITSAVTTCYWDDKTVNIIDTPGHVDFTIEVERSLRVLDGAVGVFCAVGGVEPQSETVWRQSESYRVPKLVFINKMDRLGADFDAVLESMSDKLGIKSLPVQVPDGAGDEFSAVYDVIRMKKLVFDQDSNGEEFDTLDLDAQDEDLVAPWRERMCEVLSEVDDEFMERYLEDDIDPAYIDEVIRKATLELKLVPVFAGSALKNVGVQPLMDGVGKYLPSPLEAPKVSGINPKTGVEQVVEPVAGGPFQALAFKVVMDSGRKMVLMRIYSGKIEAGDTVTNFTQGKGERIARLFKMHAGRKERLDVAGIGDIVGAAGLKDTRTGDTLSTADTPLVLEQIELYKPVISMAIEPRNVEESDKLDEVLDKYLQEDPTLALKTDEDTGQIILSGMGELHLEVVLDRMRREYKLEPRSGKPQVVYQEVPGGNAEAEEEFDKLLGEDKHYGYVRLAVEPQERGTGRDIVFEIDPDAWSSDWMDAVAEGVDDGLQSGVIKGFPVQDVKVRILELRKRDGESSVPGYHMAAGKALKAALSASSPKLMEPIMDVEVSVPEEFVGDVIGLLGAKGARIENMLDRNSQKIVQALSPLRNMFGFSTDLRSATQGRAGFAMKFHSFDVLD comes from the coding sequence GTGAATGCTAAGCCTGATTTTTCTGTGAAAGGTATTGGAAAGATACGCAATATAGGAGTAATTGCCCATATTGACGCGGGTAAGACCACGGTTACCGAACGTATGCTTTATTTCTCTGGTCGCATCCACAGACTGGGGGAGGTGCATGAAGGCACCGCTACCATGGACTATATGCCCGAAGAGCAGGAGCGCGGAATTACGATTACATCCGCTGTAACTACCTGCTATTGGGATGATAAGACCGTCAATATCATTGATACCCCCGGACACGTTGACTTTACTATAGAAGTGGAACGCTCTCTGCGTGTTCTGGATGGCGCGGTGGGGGTTTTCTGTGCTGTGGGCGGGGTAGAGCCGCAGTCGGAAACTGTCTGGCGTCAGAGCGAGTCCTACAGGGTTCCCAAGCTTGTATTCATTAATAAAATGGATCGCTTGGGTGCTGATTTTGATGCGGTGCTCGAATCCATGTCCGATAAGCTGGGGATTAAAAGTCTGCCCGTGCAGGTCCCGGACGGGGCCGGGGATGAATTCAGCGCGGTTTATGATGTTATCCGCATGAAGAAGCTGGTCTTTGATCAGGACAGCAACGGTGAAGAATTTGACACTCTTGATCTGGACGCACAGGATGAGGACTTGGTCGCACCGTGGCGGGAACGCATGTGTGAAGTGCTTTCCGAAGTGGATGACGAATTCATGGAACGCTATCTGGAAGATGATATTGATCCCGCATATATTGATGAAGTTATCCGTAAGGCGACTCTTGAACTGAAGCTGGTTCCGGTCTTTGCCGGTTCGGCATTGAAAAATGTGGGCGTGCAGCCGCTGATGGACGGGGTCGGCAAATATCTGCCCAGTCCGCTTGAGGCTCCCAAGGTCAGCGGTATTAATCCTAAAACAGGCGTTGAACAGGTTGTTGAGCCTGTGGCGGGCGGTCCGTTTCAGGCTCTTGCATTTAAAGTGGTCATGGATTCCGGGCGTAAGATGGTGCTCATGCGTATTTATTCCGGCAAGATTGAGGCCGGGGATACGGTTACAAATTTCACGCAGGGGAAGGGTGAACGGATAGCCCGTCTTTTCAAAATGCACGCCGGCCGCAAGGAGCGGCTTGATGTTGCCGGGATAGGCGACATAGTGGGGGCTGCCGGGCTGAAGGACACCCGCACCGGGGATACCTTATCCACTGCAGACACACCGCTGGTACTGGAACAGATTGAGCTGTACAAGCCGGTTATTTCCATGGCCATTGAGCCGCGTAATGTGGAGGAATCCGATAAGCTTGATGAAGTGCTGGACAAGTATCTGCAGGAAGATCCGACACTTGCTTTGAAGACTGACGAAGATACCGGACAGATCATTCTTTCCGGTATGGGCGAACTGCATCTTGAAGTTGTGCTGGACCGCATGCGCCGTGAGTACAAGCTGGAACCGAGGTCCGGTAAACCGCAGGTTGTTTATCAGGAAGTGCCGGGCGGTAATGCCGAGGCCGAGGAAGAATTCGACAAGCTCCTCGGCGAAGATAAGCATTATGGCTATGTGCGTCTGGCGGTGGAACCCCAGGAGCGCGGAACGGGACGGGATATTGTTTTCGAGATTGATCCTGATGCATGGTCCTCGGATTGGATGGACGCGGTGGCCGAGGGCGTTGATGACGGTTTGCAGAGCGGCGTGATTAAAGGATTTCCGGTTCAGGATGTGAAAGTGCGCATCCTTGAGCTGCGTAAACGGGACGGTGAGTCATCCGTTCCCGGCTATCATATGGCTGCGGGAAAAGCACTTAAAGCCGCACTTAGCGCGTCCTCTCCCAAGCTTATGGAACCGATTATGGATGTAGAGGTTTCTGTTCCTGAAGAATTTGTGGGGGATGTGATCGGTCTTCTCGGAGCCAAGGGCGCGCGTATTGAAAATATGCTCGACCGTAACAGTCAGAAGATTGTTCAGGCTTTGTCTCCACTGCGGAATATGTTCGGTTTTTCAACCGATCTGAGATCGGCCACACAGGGAAGGGCCGGTTTTGCCATGAAATTCCATAGTTTTGATGTTCTGGATTAA
- a CDS encoding histidinol dehydrogenase — translation MFQFPEWLQEYQVEDETFGAAYEATLPPQRAWLKKTIAQVYGVNSPDAPLKTWDVNTWRGGFETEVTSTPLEWTVLLLDAKSVSPVRILAALVPALAAGVKNVLAVFGGEGEISQAVLAGFELAGQEDVVKLPQNKIEELLEHLMSSGSDGAIVDLRTDLMLLPYGPGVRYWRAPEISSISVCKEEDSPDMDVLAFVHPDVDFVEVDEDSLAEVESDAAVVPAELVGDALLNFSIVLTHGQEGCWLWNGFNCSFFKRECVALAVAE, via the coding sequence ATGTTTCAATTTCCAGAATGGTTGCAGGAATATCAAGTAGAAGACGAAACTTTTGGCGCGGCTTATGAAGCGACCCTGCCGCCCCAGCGTGCGTGGCTGAAAAAGACCATCGCACAGGTGTACGGAGTAAATTCTCCGGACGCACCGCTTAAGACATGGGACGTGAATACATGGCGCGGCGGCTTTGAAACTGAAGTAACCAGTACGCCGTTGGAGTGGACCGTGCTTTTGCTGGACGCGAAATCCGTTTCCCCGGTACGTATTCTGGCCGCGCTGGTTCCGGCCCTTGCTGCCGGTGTGAAAAATGTGCTTGCGGTTTTTGGCGGAGAGGGCGAAATTTCGCAGGCTGTGCTGGCCGGATTTGAACTGGCAGGACAGGAGGACGTGGTCAAACTGCCGCAGAACAAGATCGAAGAACTGCTTGAGCATTTGATGTCTTCCGGCTCTGACGGTGCCATTGTTGACCTGCGTACTGATCTCATGCTGCTGCCGTACGGTCCCGGTGTGCGCTACTGGCGTGCCCCGGAAATTTCCAGTATATCCGTCTGTAAGGAAGAAGATTCCCCGGACATGGATGTGCTTGCTTTTGTTCATCCTGATGTTGATTTTGTTGAAGTGGATGAGGATTCCCTCGCTGAAGTTGAATCCGATGCAGCAGTAGTCCCTGCTGAGCTTGTGGGCGATGCCTTGCTGAATTTCAGCATTGTACTGACTCACGGTCAGGAAGGTTGCTGGCTATGGAATGGTTTTAACTGCTCCTTTTTCAAGCGGGAATGTGTAGCTCTTGCTGTTGCTGAATAA
- a CDS encoding outer membrane protein assembly factor BamD — protein sequence MRNKFFSFVLASFLLISLSGCGLVDYYFLPKPEDTAQELYEAGVEAMKEKEYYDAAECFSKLKDRYPFSPYTVKAEISLGDAYFLDKKFFDASEAYKEFSALHPGNEEIPYVLFQIGLSNFNLFSSIDRPQNNINEALEYFYRVEEAYPDSEYAKASKAYIVKCRRALADHELYIADFFWRSEKFGSAWKRYAYVVRNFKDLPEVRKYAMKQAEMSYYEYQKTLSQEERERLQGSWKELVDWL from the coding sequence ATGCGAAATAAATTTTTCTCTTTTGTTTTAGCCTCTTTTCTTCTTATCAGTCTTTCCGGCTGTGGACTTGTAGACTATTATTTTCTTCCCAAACCTGAGGATACTGCGCAGGAGCTTTATGAAGCCGGTGTGGAGGCTATGAAGGAGAAGGAATATTATGATGCTGCTGAGTGTTTTTCCAAGCTTAAGGACCGTTATCCTTTCAGCCCTTATACTGTAAAAGCTGAAATCAGCCTTGGTGATGCATATTTTCTGGATAAAAAGTTTTTTGATGCTTCTGAAGCCTACAAGGAATTTTCCGCACTGCATCCCGGTAACGAGGAAATCCCTTATGTTCTGTTTCAGATCGGACTGAGTAACTTCAATCTGTTCAGCTCAATTGACCGACCCCAGAACAATATCAACGAAGCCCTTGAATATTTTTACAGGGTAGAGGAAGCTTATCCGGACAGTGAATACGCCAAAGCTTCAAAAGCCTACATTGTGAAATGCCGCCGTGCTCTGGCTGACCATGAACTGTATATTGCCGATTTTTTCTGGCGTTCGGAAAAATTCGGTTCCGCGTGGAAGCGTTACGCCTACGTGGTCCGTAATTTCAAGGATCTGCCCGAAGTGCGCAAATATGCCATGAAACAGGCCGAGATGTCTTATTACGAGTACCAGAAGACCCTTTCGCAGGAAGAACGCGAAAGGCTTCAGGGAAGCTGGAAAGAGCTTGTTGACTGGCTCTAG
- the trxB gene encoding thioredoxin-disulfide reductase, with the protein MKSYDAVVIGGGPAGMAAALYLARAGVHFLAVEKMSHGGQMLLTDELENFPGFPDGIKGYELADRMDRHVKDYKFDHVYDEVLQVIPGDEYHEVVVASGDHIKTQVVIITSGVTFRKLKVPNEEKLLGRGVSYCALCDGNFYRDKVVAVIGGGNSALEESIYLAKLVKKLYLVHRRDEFRADKVYQDKCLSNPVIEPVMNSVVSKIVGDTEVVGLEIKDVSAGDYSVLDVDGVFIFVGFDAVCSFFPKELALDQYGFIKTTCEMESSIPGIYAAGDIRSKKCRQVVTAVGDGATAATAAYAYLEHK; encoded by the coding sequence ATGAAGTCTTATGACGCCGTTGTAATCGGGGGCGGCCCTGCCGGAATGGCGGCCGCCCTTTATCTTGCGAGGGCAGGAGTTCATTTTCTTGCTGTCGAAAAGATGTCCCATGGCGGACAGATGCTCTTGACGGATGAGCTTGAAAATTTTCCCGGATTCCCTGACGGGATTAAGGGTTACGAGCTGGCCGACAGAATGGACAGGCATGTTAAAGACTACAAGTTTGACCATGTCTATGATGAAGTTCTGCAGGTTATTCCCGGAGACGAGTATCATGAAGTTGTGGTTGCCAGCGGTGATCATATTAAGACTCAGGTGGTTATCATAACCTCCGGTGTTACTTTCAGAAAATTAAAGGTTCCCAACGAAGAAAAATTGCTCGGCCGCGGGGTTTCATACTGTGCCCTGTGCGACGGCAACTTTTACCGTGATAAAGTTGTTGCCGTGATCGGCGGCGGAAATTCTGCGCTTGAGGAATCCATCTATCTTGCCAAGCTTGTAAAGAAGCTCTACCTTGTGCATCGCAGGGACGAATTCAGGGCCGATAAGGTTTATCAGGACAAGTGTCTGTCCAATCCGGTAATTGAACCGGTTATGAATTCTGTTGTTTCGAAAATTGTCGGTGATACGGAAGTGGTCGGTTTGGAGATCAAAGATGTAAGTGCCGGAGATTATTCCGTTCTTGATGTGGACGGAGTCTTTATTTTTGTCGGTTTTGACGCAGTGTGCAGCTTTTTTCCAAAAGAGCTGGCACTTGACCAGTATGGATTTATAAAAACAACCTGCGAAATGGAATCAAGTATTCCCGGAATATACGCAGCAGGCGACATCCGTTCGAAAAAATGCAGGCAGGTTGTCACGGCAGTGGGAGACGGTGCCACAGCAGCCACTGCCGCTTATGCGTATCTGGAACATAAATAA
- the trxA gene encoding thioredoxin, with amino-acid sequence MALQVTDSNFQEEVLNSDKPVLVDFWAPWCGPCRAMGPVIDELAEEFSGQVKICKMNVDDNPASPGKYGIRAIPTLILFKDGEVVDQTTGAVSKSSIKEMISSKAL; translated from the coding sequence ATGGCTCTGCAGGTAACCGATTCCAATTTCCAAGAAGAAGTTCTCAATAGTGATAAGCCTGTTCTGGTTGATTTCTGGGCTCCGTGGTGCGGACCCTGTCGTGCAATGGGCCCTGTGATTGATGAGCTGGCTGAAGAATTCTCCGGTCAGGTGAAAATCTGCAAGATGAATGTTGACGACAACCCTGCTTCTCCCGGCAAGTACGGCATCCGTGCTATTCCGACCCTCATCCTCTTTAAGGATGGTGAAGTTGTAGACCAGACCACTGGTGCAGTTTCCAAAAGCAGCATTAAGGAAATGATCAGCAGCAAGGCTCTGTAA
- the tsaD gene encoding tRNA (adenosine(37)-N6)-threonylcarbamoyltransferase complex transferase subunit TsaD: protein MLCLGIESSCDETGLALVRDGKLIAEKLASQVDVHALFGGVVPEIASREHLRVLPALFRELLKEQNLTVDDIDVVSVARGPGLQGCLLMGLSFAKGLVLSSRAKLVGVNHLWAHLTAAGLEQELQFPSLGLLVSGGHTHIYLIESPLKFTLLGRTLDDAAGEAFDKTAKSLNLPYPGGKLVDDLGRQGVVDKKTFPVPYINNDNLDFSFSGLKTAVANYVNQHSYLRLDAMGIPEEGDEDPALSEERKNMLASFNYTVGRSLEVKVERALERNRGVKSLIVAGGVAANSVVRSVMADVADKFSIPLVLPSMHLCTDNGAMIAYAGYLMASAGCRHDLDLDAIPRGRVVPCDWICEG, encoded by the coding sequence ATGCTCTGTCTCGGTATTGAAAGCTCCTGTGATGAAACAGGGCTTGCCCTTGTGCGTGACGGAAAACTTATTGCTGAAAAACTTGCCTCACAGGTGGATGTGCATGCCCTTTTCGGCGGCGTGGTTCCTGAAATTGCCTCCCGCGAACATCTGCGTGTGCTTCCTGCCCTGTTTCGTGAACTGCTCAAGGAACAGAATCTGACCGTTGATGATATTGATGTGGTTTCCGTGGCAAGAGGTCCGGGCTTGCAGGGCTGCCTGCTTATGGGGCTTAGTTTTGCCAAAGGACTGGTGCTTTCCAGTCGGGCCAAGCTTGTCGGTGTTAATCATCTCTGGGCACATCTTACTGCTGCCGGTCTGGAGCAGGAGTTGCAGTTCCCGTCTCTTGGTTTGCTTGTGTCCGGCGGACATACCCATATTTATCTCATTGAAAGCCCGCTGAAATTCACTCTGCTGGGTCGCACTTTGGATGACGCTGCTGGCGAGGCTTTTGACAAGACTGCCAAGTCCCTGAACCTTCCCTATCCCGGCGGTAAGCTGGTTGATGATCTCGGCAGACAGGGGGTAGTTGATAAAAAAACTTTTCCCGTCCCATACATAAATAATGACAATCTTGATTTCAGCTTCAGCGGCCTGAAAACAGCCGTGGCTAATTACGTGAACCAGCATTCTTATTTGCGCCTTGATGCGATGGGTATACCGGAAGAGGGCGATGAAGATCCGGCTCTTTCAGAAGAGCGCAAAAATATGCTGGCTTCCTTTAACTATACGGTCGGACGGAGTCTTGAAGTAAAAGTTGAAAGGGCTCTTGAGCGAAATCGCGGCGTTAAATCCCTGATTGTGGCCGGAGGTGTCGCCGCCAATTCGGTGGTCCGTTCGGTGATGGCCGATGTTGCGGATAAATTTTCCATCCCGCTGGTTTTGCCGTCCATGCATCTTTGCACTGATAACGGTGCCATGATTGCTTATGCCGGATATCTGATGGCCAGTGCCGGTTGCAGGCATGATCTGGACCTTGATGCCATCCCGCGCGGGCGGGTGGTGCCGTGCGATTGGATATGCGAAGGTTAA
- the fbp gene encoding class 1 fructose-bisphosphatase — protein sequence MTQQITVTEHLLLHQKQIPGATGQFTHLFNELVLSAKIISREVNKAGLVDVLGFTGEVNVQGEEVKKLDEYANRILIHRMARSGVLCAMASEENADIIEIPHGLPQGNYIIIFDPLDGSSNIDVNVNIGTIFSIFRRKSKLGTPVQSTDVLQAGCEQVAAGYILYGSSTMLVFTTGDGVHGFTMDPGVGEFLLSHPNMKIPDSGNIYSVNEGYWPFWSEATKKVVGYFKSKDNIHGKPYSLRYIGSLVADFHRNLIYGGVFMYPADHRDPDKPRGKLRLLCEASPMAMLIEQAGGRATDGTKRILDIEPDDLHQRVPLFIGSRHEVETISKIYKEHDG from the coding sequence ATGACCCAGCAGATTACTGTTACTGAGCACCTGTTACTGCACCAGAAGCAAATTCCCGGAGCCACCGGCCAGTTTACACATCTTTTCAACGAACTGGTTCTTTCGGCCAAAATTATTTCAAGGGAAGTGAACAAGGCTGGCTTGGTTGATGTTCTCGGTTTTACAGGTGAGGTCAATGTTCAGGGCGAGGAAGTAAAGAAGCTTGATGAATATGCCAACCGTATTCTGATTCACCGCATGGCCCGTTCCGGCGTTCTCTGTGCCATGGCCTCGGAAGAAAATGCGGACATAATCGAGATTCCCCACGGACTTCCGCAGGGAAACTACATTATCATTTTTGATCCTCTTGACGGTTCCTCAAACATTGATGTCAACGTCAATATCGGGACAATCTTTTCTATCTTCCGCCGCAAGAGCAAGCTGGGTACTCCGGTGCAGTCCACTGATGTCCTTCAGGCCGGCTGTGAGCAGGTGGCGGCCGGATATATTTTATACGGATCGTCCACCATGCTGGTCTTCACCACCGGAGACGGTGTGCACGGTTTTACCATGGACCCCGGTGTCGGTGAATTTCTCCTTTCCCATCCGAATATGAAAATACCGGATAGCGGTAATATTTATTCAGTAAATGAAGGGTACTGGCCCTTCTGGTCCGAGGCTACCAAAAAGGTCGTCGGTTATTTCAAGTCCAAGGACAATATTCACGGCAAGCCTTACAGTCTACGTTACATCGGTTCACTTGTGGCTGATTTTCACCGCAACCTTATTTACGGCGGTGTGTTCATGTATCCTGCGGATCACCGTGATCCGGATAAGCCGCGCGGCAAGTTGCGTCTTCTCTGTGAAGCCTCCCCCATGGCCATGCTTATAGAGCAGGCCGGCGGCAGGGCCACAGACGGAACCAAGCGTATTCTCGACATCGAACCGGACGACCTGCACCAGCGCGTTCCGTTGTTTATCGGCTCCCGCCACGAAGTGGAAACTATCAGTAAAATTTATAAGGAGCATGACGGATAA
- a CDS encoding tetratricopeptide repeat protein, with product MQSKIEWYQEVLALEPSSKVFFPLARLYVEMGNHEKAVTTLRMGLDRHPDYLEARLLLVETLAKLGRESEAKAAVAPLTRLFSSYPSFWQMWGASVSEGNSDVAGAMAFLFSALHGSPMSWSDVMAEGIKQLTGVALEGGEKNTESAKATDINESAGGFHRPEPESSDLLADEITEAAALVDFDGDSGEDLTSSVVMDSLRTKTMAEVLASQGDLEGALEIYRELLCKASDEEKEELMSFMADISSRISETPLDDVAGDDASKDPYFKHAKSKLMSTLELLAERLEARATR from the coding sequence ATGCAAAGCAAGATTGAGTGGTATCAGGAAGTTCTGGCTCTGGAGCCCAGCTCTAAAGTTTTTTTTCCCCTGGCCCGCCTTTATGTTGAAATGGGCAACCATGAAAAGGCTGTAACCACTCTTCGGATGGGGCTCGACCGTCATCCGGACTATCTTGAAGCCCGCCTGCTGCTGGTGGAGACTCTTGCTAAGCTGGGCCGCGAATCAGAGGCAAAAGCGGCAGTAGCTCCGCTGACCAGACTTTTTTCTTCCTACCCCTCATTCTGGCAGATGTGGGGTGCTTCTGTTTCCGAGGGCAACAGTGATGTTGCCGGGGCCATGGCCTTTCTCTTTTCCGCCCTTCACGGATCGCCCATGTCATGGTCTGATGTCATGGCCGAGGGTATTAAGCAGCTGACCGGGGTTGCGCTTGAAGGCGGAGAAAAAAATACCGAATCAGCAAAAGCAACTGACATTAATGAATCTGCAGGCGGTTTTCATCGCCCTGAACCTGAAAGCAGTGATCTGCTCGCTGATGAAATAACCGAAGCGGCGGCTCTTGTTGATTTTGACGGTGACAGCGGTGAAGATCTGACCAGTTCTGTTGTCATGGACAGTCTCAGGACCAAGACCATGGCTGAAGTGCTGGCTTCACAGGGGGACCTCGAGGGGGCTCTTGAGATCTACCGCGAACTGCTTTGCAAGGCTTCGGATGAGGAAAAAGAAGAGCTTATGTCCTTTATGGCCGATATCTCCAGCCGGATCAGCGAGACTCCGCTGGATGATGTTGCCGGGGACGATGCAAGTAAAGATCCGTATTTCAAGCATGCCAAGAGCAAGCTTATGAGTACCCTTGAACTTCTGGCTGAACGGTTGGAAGCAAGGGCAACCAGATAA